A stretch of the Bacillus licheniformis DSM 13 = ATCC 14580 genome encodes the following:
- the chvE gene encoding multiple monosaccharide ABC transporter substrate-binding protein, with protein sequence MKKCWLLITAMLFCLIVTACSGNQASGGGDKGYVGISMPTKSSERWVYDGKYMVKEFEKLGYKTDLQYAEDVVENQVSQIENMITKGVNVLVIASIDGEALTDVLEKANKQDIKVISYDRLLMNSKHVDYYATFDNHKVGELQGKYIEEKLGLKDKKGPFNIELFAGSPDDNNAHFFFDGAMSVLKPYIDSGKLKVLSGQTSFEQGATLRWDGATAQSRMDNLLSAHYTKAKLDAVLSPYDGISIGIISSLKGAGYGSDKKPLPVITGQDAELASVNSIIKGEQTSTIFKDTRELAKKAVEMASSVLKGEKAEVNDTKTYDNGEKVVPSYLLEPVVVDKENYKKVLVDGGYYKESELGK encoded by the coding sequence ATGAAAAAATGCTGGCTGTTGATCACTGCAATGCTTTTCTGTCTCATCGTTACCGCTTGTTCGGGGAATCAGGCAAGCGGAGGGGGAGACAAAGGCTACGTCGGAATCTCAATGCCGACAAAGTCATCGGAACGCTGGGTGTATGACGGGAAATACATGGTGAAAGAGTTTGAAAAGCTCGGTTATAAAACGGATCTGCAGTATGCGGAAGATGTCGTTGAAAACCAAGTTTCACAAATCGAAAATATGATTACAAAGGGCGTCAATGTGCTTGTCATTGCTTCGATTGACGGAGAAGCGCTGACCGACGTCCTAGAGAAAGCAAACAAGCAGGATATTAAAGTCATTTCTTATGACCGGCTGCTCATGAACAGCAAACATGTCGACTATTATGCGACATTTGACAATCATAAAGTCGGGGAACTTCAAGGGAAATATATTGAAGAAAAGCTTGGCTTAAAAGACAAAAAAGGGCCGTTCAACATCGAATTGTTCGCGGGATCGCCCGACGACAACAACGCGCATTTCTTTTTTGACGGCGCCATGTCTGTTTTGAAGCCTTATATCGATTCGGGCAAATTAAAGGTGTTGAGCGGCCAGACTTCATTTGAGCAAGGGGCGACGCTCAGGTGGGACGGCGCAACCGCACAATCCCGGATGGACAATTTGCTGAGTGCGCATTATACAAAGGCGAAGCTTGATGCGGTGCTTTCACCGTATGACGGAATCAGCATCGGAATCATTTCATCCTTAAAAGGTGCGGGCTACGGCTCGGACAAGAAGCCGCTGCCGGTTATTACGGGACAGGATGCAGAGCTTGCTTCCGTGAATTCGATCATTAAAGGGGAGCAGACCTCAACCATTTTCAAAGATACGAGAGAGCTGGCGAAAAAAGCCGTTGAGATGGCGTCATCCGTCTTAAAAGGCGAAAAAGCGGAAGTCAATGACACAAAGACGTATGACAACGGAGAGAAGGTCGTTCCATCATACCTGCTTGAACCGGTCGTCGTCGACAAAGAGAACTACAAAAAAGTGCTCGTTGACGGCGGTTACTATAAAGAATCGGAATTAGGGAAGTGA